Proteins from one Setaria italica strain Yugu1 chromosome V, Setaria_italica_v2.0, whole genome shotgun sequence genomic window:
- the LOC101757321 gene encoding protein DETOXIFICATION 14 has protein sequence MAAAREDGEAALPLLLPRAGAGGGNKEEASSSWWRLWAREAGRVGYLALPMVVVSMSQNVVQVSSNMMVGHLPGVLPLSSAAIATSLANVTGFSLLIGMASALETLCGQAYGAKQYHKLGVDTYRAIATLLVVCIPLSLIWVFMDKVLVLTGQDLLISHGAGRYMIWLIPGLFANAVIQPITKFLQTQSLIYPLLLSSIVTMAIHIPLCYVMVFKTGFGYTGAALTTSISYWLNVGMLVGYIVFSSSCKETRTRPTIEAFRGVDAFLRLALPSALMICLEWWSFELLILLSGFLPNPELQTSVLSICLTSVTLLFTIPFGLGAAGSTRVANGLGAGNPDGARSAVRVVLSMAAMDAVIVGGTLLAARRLVGLAYSSEEEVVSFVAAMVPLVCITVVTDSIQGVLSGVARGCGWQHLGAYVNLGSFYLLGIPMAILLGFVLNMGARGLWMGAVCGSLSQSTFMSAITFFTDWPKMAEKARERVFSEKSPEAGP, from the exons ATGGCCGCCGCGAGGGAGGACGGCGAGgccgcgctgccgctgctgctgccgcgggCGGGAGCGGGCGGTGGTAATAAGGAGGAGGCGTCGTCGTCCTGGTGGAGGCTgtgggcgcgggaggccgggCGAGTGGGCTACCTGGCGCTGCCCATGGTGGTGGTGAGCATGTCGCAGAACGTTGTGCAGGTGTCCTCCAACATGATGGTCGGCCACCTCCCCGGCGTGCTCccgctctcctccgccgccatcgccacctcCCTGGCCAACGTCACCGGGTTCAGCCTCCTG ATTGGAATGGCAAGCGCACTGGAGACACTATGTGGCCAAGCCTACGGTGCAAAACAGTACCATAAACTAGGTGTAGACACTTACAGAGCAATAGCCACCCTCCTGGTGGTCTGCATCCCACTCTCACTTATCTGGGTGTTCATGGACAAAGTCCTGGTCCTCACAGGACAGGACCTCCTTATCTCCCATGGAGCCGGGAGGTACATGATCTGGCTGATCCCGGGGCTCTTCGCCAACGCGGTGATCCAGCCGATCACCAAGTTCCTGCAGACGCAGAGCCTGATATACCCTCTGCTGCTGTCGTCCATCGTCACCATGGCGATCCACATCCCTCTGTGCTATGTGATGGTGTTCAAGACTGGATTTGGCTACACCGGCGCGGCTCTGACGACAAGCATATCGTACTGGCTGAATGTGGGCATGCTTGTCGGGTACATCGTGTTCTCGAGTTCTTGCAAGGAGACACGCACACGCCCGACGATCGAAGCCTTCAGGGGGGTAGACGCGTTCCTGCGTCTAGCTCTGCCTTCTGCACTCATGATCTG TCTTGAATGGTGGTCATTTGAGCTCCTTATTCTATTGTCAGGATTTCTACCCAACCCAGAGCTGCAGACCTCAGTGCTTTCGATCTG CCTCACAAGTGTAACATTGCTCTTCACTATACCTTTCGGACTTGGAGCTGCTGGGAG CACACGGGTGGCAAACGGACTGGGCGCTGGGAACCCTGACGGAGCTCGATCAGCAGTCCGCGTCGTGCTTTCCATGGCGGCGATGGATGCGGTCATCGTGGGCGGGACTCTTCTAGCGGCACGGCGCCTCGTGGGCCTCGCGTACAGCAGCGAGGAGGAGGTCGTATCTTTCGTCGCCGCCATGGTTCCTCTGGTCTGCATCACTGTTGTGACTGATAGCATACAAGGAGTTCTCTCAG GCGTCGCCCGAGGGTGCGGCTGGCAACACCTGGGCGCGTACGTCAACCTCGGCTCCTTCTACCTGCTGGGGATCCCCATGGCGATACTCCTGGGCTTCGTGCTGAACATGGGAGCGAGAGGGCTTTGGATGGGTGCCGTCTGCGGCTCCCTGTCACAGTCCACGTTCATGTCCGCTATCACCTTCTTCACTGACTGGCCCAAGATG GCTGAGAAGGCTAGGGAAAGGGTGTTCAGCGAGAAGTCACCGGAGGCTGGGCCGTGA